One window of Microtus pennsylvanicus isolate mMicPen1 chromosome X, mMicPen1.hap1, whole genome shotgun sequence genomic DNA carries:
- the LOC142840688 gene encoding TLR adapter interacting with SLC15A4 on the lysosome-like: MLGEAFLTEFFYKEHKHAKFHKPLRCKKTPNDEKENWENNLLDIQNNSPPPLKMGSQEKVVEGSLTKEDNTSQMKSVDELPVAKFKSTPLPGNVSIALPIPKRGHDETQLDLYRSWSCTSICQNYPDLQIGGDHVRNMYDSGCFVEHAHDDVCNGPLLLSVDMPLGHSPKTGPLEKTNASKLLNGDEIREKSMLLHKQPLSNSMLNSYMEKKVDELYKQFLDENLTRCLSITNLLASNILMNNVNQISLQISQDQNIEASKAREALLHSLARCNFRNSSNRNSTELSTPNLQISNQTSRELVRRL, encoded by the coding sequence ATGCTTGGAGAAGCCTTCCTAACAGAATTCTTCTACAAAGAACATAAACATGCAAAATTTCATAAACCACTAAGATGTAAGAAGACACCAAATGATGAAAAGGAAAATTGGGAAAATAATCTTCTAGATATACAGAACAATTCACCTCCCCCTCTTAAGATGGGAAGTCAAGAGAAAGTTGTAGAAGGAAGTCTAACTAAAGAAGATAATACATCTCAAATGAAATCTGTGGATGAGTTACCCGTTGCAAAATTCAAAAGTACACCTCTTCCAGGAAATGTATCCATTGCATTGCCCATTCCAAAGAGGGGACATGATGAAACACAACTGGATTTATATCGGTCTTGGTCCTGTACAAGTATTTGCCAGAATTATCCTGACCTCCAGATAGGTGGTGACCACGTTAGAAACATGTATGATTCTGGCTGCTTTGTGGAACATGCCCATGATGATGTCTGTAATGGTCCTCTTTTACTTTCAGTGGATATGCCATTGGGCCACTCTCCTAAAACGGGGCCTCTGGAGAAAACAAACGCTTCAAAATTATTAAATGGGGATGAGATTCGAGAAAAGAGCATGCTCTTACATAAGCAACCCCTTTCTAATTCTATGCTTAATAGTTACATGGAAAAAAAGGTGGATGAACTCTACAAACAGTTTTTGGACGAAAACCTTACCAGGTGTCTCTCTATAACCAACCTTCTGGCTTCTAATATACTGATGAATAATGTTAATCAAATTAGCCTTCAGATCTCTCAAGACCAGAACATAGAGGCATCCAAAGCCCGAGAAGCCCTACTCCACTCTTTAGCACGCTGTAATTTTCGTAATTCTTCCAATAGAAATAGCACTGAATTAAGCACGCCTAATTTACAGATATCAAACCAAACTAGTCGGGAACTTGTGAGACGTCTGTAA